A stretch of Mastomys coucha isolate ucsf_1 unplaced genomic scaffold, UCSF_Mcou_1 pScaffold3, whole genome shotgun sequence DNA encodes these proteins:
- the Mog gene encoding myelin-oligodendrocyte glycoprotein produces the protein MACLWNFSLPSCLLSLLLLLQLSCSYAGQFRVIGPGHPIRALVGDEAELPCRISPGKNATGLEVGWYRSPFSRVVHLYRNGKDQDAEQAPEYRGRTELLKETIGEGKVTLRIQNVRFSDEGGYTCFFRDHSYQEEAAMELKVEDPFYWINPGVLTLIALVPTLLLQVSVGLVFLFLQHRLRGKLRAEVENLHRTFDPHFLRVPCWKITLFVIVPFLGPLVALVICYNWLHRRLAGQFLEELRNPF, from the exons ATGGCCTGTTTGTGGAACTTTTCTCTTCCCAgctgcctcctctccctgctgctgctcctccagtTGTCATGCAGCTATGCAG GGCAGTTCAGAGTGATAGGACCAGGGCATCCCATCCGGGCATTAGTTGGGGATGAAGCAGAGCTGCCGTGCCGCATATCTCCTGGGAAGAATGCCACGGGCCTGGAGGTGGGATGGTACCGTTCTCCCTTTTCAAGAGTGGTTCATCTCTACCGAAATGGCAAGGACCAAGACGCAGAGCAAGCACCTGAATATCGGGGACGCACAGAGCTTCTGAAAGAGACTATCGGTGAGGGAAAGGTTACCCTCAGGATCCAGAACGTGAGGTTCTCAGATGAAGGAGGCTACACCTGCTTCTTCAGAGATCACTCTTACCAAGAAGAGGCGGCAATGGAGTTGAAAGTGGAAG ATCCCTTCTATTGGATCAACCCCGGTGTGCTGACTCTCATTGCCCTTGTGCCTACACTCCTCCTGCAGGTCTCTGTAGGCCTTGTATTCCTCTTCCTGCAGCACAGACTGAGAG gaaAACTTCGTGCAGAAGTAG AGAATCTCCATCGGACTTTTG ATCCTCACTTCCTGAGGGTGCCCTGCTGGAAGATAACACTGTTCGTtattgtgccttttcttggacCCCTGGTTGCCTTGGTCATCTGCTACAACTGGCTACACCGAAGACTGGCAG GACAATTTCTTGAAGAGCTAA gAAACCCCTTTTGA